The genomic segment ATCACCACAGCCGTATTCTGCGTTTTGGAGTCGGACTTGATCTTGCGGCAAACTTCATAGCCGTTCATACGCGGCATAATAATGTCCAAAACGACCAGATCCGGGCAACTCTCCTGAATGTGTTCCAGGGCTTCCACACCGTCAGAAGCCACAGAAACATTCAGACCACTTTTTTTCAAGAGCGTTGCGATCATTTCCCGTTGCGTGAGACTGTCTTCCACCACCAGAACTTTGCTCATAATATGCTACCTACTTGC from the Aerosakkonema funiforme FACHB-1375 genome contains:
- a CDS encoding response regulator transcription factor, translated to MSKVLVVEDSLTQREMIATLLKKSGLNVSVASDGVEALEHIQESCPDLVVLDIIMPRMNGYEVCRKIKSDSKTQNTAVVMCSAKKEEFDRYWGMKQGADAYIAKPFHPQELIGTVKQLLRA